The following nucleotide sequence is from Cottoperca gobio unplaced genomic scaffold, fCotGob3.1 fCotGob3_170arrow_ctg1, whole genome shotgun sequence.
CCATTCCCCAGCATTTTGATCACCTGAGCATATTCTGGAGGACCCAGGAGAGCAAAGCAGGTTAATCAAGCGGATACACTGAACAAAGGATCTTAAAATAAGATTTACATTCACCAAGTTTCTGCTTTACCAACAAAACCGCAAGTACCAAGTACTGATGGGACGGGACAGGGTTTAAAAAACACTCTGAATAAGTTGATTGTGGTGAATGTCCATTATCGGGATAACCATGAATATCCACAAGAGTGACTTGAAAAACGCGTCTAGCTCGCCATCATGGTAGATAATTATTAATAGGTTAAACCTAACGTGTCCGCCAACATTAACTTAATGTTCCTGTGAATCTGGAAATAGAATTTAGCGTGAAAGTGCAAGATGAAGGCACAAAGAGCCGCGGGCCTCAGCAAGGCTTCTGAATGGGAAGGTTCTACTGTTGTAGGAAAGTGAAGCGCATACAACACGTGGAAACAGCCAAACCCTCATCTTCAAAACACATGATATCCATGAACAGCCCAATTATGTTCACAATTACTTAAAGTGCTTAGATTAGTCAGAAATGTTTAACTGCCATTATAATACAGTAAATGTGATTTACATCAAATTGAGAGGATTTGCAGAAAGATTCTGAGAAGGCTTCGAGGTGATCACAACATGTGTACCTTTAAACCAGACTGTGTGCATTCAGTACGACTTGCCTTCACTACCTGACGGTGTTCCTGGCCCCAGCAGAgcccacacacaacacacacacacaacacacacacacacacacacacacacacacacacacacacacacacacactttggcagCAATGAGCACTGCAGTCGAAGCTGTCGGTACCATCTCGGTAACAATGTCTGCGGCTTGTCAAAAAATCCTTCGCTACTGAAACTATTTCTCCAAACGTGATCTGAATGCAGATCGTCCGTTTCAGCTTTAAGGTTTTTGACTCGGCAACATTCATGACAGGTAACAGACGGTTACGTTTGATTATCTATTAGATTATATCTGAAGCTCTTGTAAATCGCAAACTCTTCCTCTaaccagatttgtttttaacgCTCCACACGGCGGGTGAAATGATATAGTTGTTGGAGCTTTTCATCTGAGAAGACATGTTCGACATTTTGTCAGGATGAATGACAGactaattattttcatcatgCGTTAGTCTGCCAACAGCGATATTAACCAActaattgtttagtctataaaaaaTGCTCATCACAATCGGGATCACCTACGCTCAGCATGGCgacttcaaattgcttgttttgtgcAACCAAAAgtcaaaacccaaagaaatcATAGAAGGAAACCAGAATATATTTTAGACACCAAGTCGCCGAGGGAATGTTCTGCCTCTTTGCTTCAAATTGatgaatgaattattatattacCAACACTTTCTCCGTTGATTGACTGAGCATTTAGGCTCAACTCAAGATTTCCCTGCTTTTCACCAATTAATTAAATTGCTGGTCAGAATTGTATTTATCTACCAACAACAGGAACTTCAGTTTCATCAGTTGACCCATGTTGATTTATTCAGACCAAATACAAACAgttttattctgtgtcttttgaAGCAGTATCACTAAACACACAGCCTCCAGTGAAAAGATGGATCTTTAGTTAACCATCTTTGTTGCAACTTTCCAGGCAGCAGCTGAAAATGGTTCCCGTACTCACCCTGTCCATCCTCTTTGAACACCAGCTCCCTCTTCTCAGACTCATTCTCGTTCTTTCCACGTCGACGAttctttcctccctttcctataaagacagaaagataccAATTAATGTtgtccattcattcattcatcatcatATAGATACTATTCTCTGACTTAGGGAACTGTGATCATCTACTTCTCGTTGTGTATATTTCTAGTTGACACACTTAATCCACAGATAACCAGCgtgtaaatgaaataaataaaactattccATAAAGTAAAGCTGGAACCTAAACCAAATATTTAATCTAGTAATgaggaaaataatcagcagattaatccataatgaaaactCATAGTTCAAAATGAGTTCCACCTCCACCAACATAATGCATCTGTAATAATCTGAATCATATACAATTGTATAGTCCCAGGGGACTATACTACTTTTAATACTCTTAAGTTTTTATCTGATTATACTGACgtacctttactgaagtaacattCTCAAtgaaggacttttacttgtaatgtgttttacagtgtggtattagtacttttacaaaaaagatctgaatactaaATGACAAGAACAGTAGCTAACGTTTCAGTTACCTTGCTAGCTCGCTTATCGAAGTGACATTTTAGAAACCATACATGTATTAGATAAGATCATCAAATGAGTTTAATAAACAGGCCCAATGTTACCTGGTTGTCGTTATCAGCGGTTAatgtaagtaaaataaaagtcacagaTGTCACCGGCCACACCGGGGTGGGGTTTAACCACAAGCgactagctagttagctgtgTCAGCTAGCAGCGGTATTAAACGGCCAAGTATGTTAGCTATTAGCTGGGTAGCAGGCACAAAGTCTGCAACAACTTTCTCTAGCCTAAACTAACTTTATTATTATCTCAGCCGAATTACCGTTTAGTGAGTACgttacacacagacacctcTGACAGCGGAGTAGAAGACTCCTACGTTTGTGTTAATAaaagatttaataaaacaaatgaaaaattgGTGTTGCTAACTAGCGTTAGCTGGTCAGAGTCACGTTTTCACTGCGTGTGTCTTCGCGGCGGGCTCGACAGACAATTAacatcacagaaacacacttccTCCATCTCTTACCTTTATTTTTGGGCATATTCTTTCACGCCTCGGTCACGTTAATTCCGCTCGGTAGAAACGACTCACGGTTAATAAACAATAACTGTGTACAACAGTCAGATCTAAATTGACTGAACGGTAACAAGAAACTAGCTAGTCACCACTGATTCGCTCCGCCGGTGTGCGCATGCGCCTGCCAAGACATTCAAAACCACGTTGCTTTATTGTAATAGGTGATTGTTACAAAGACAATAACCTGCAAAACGGCATAAAACGCCTAAAAACAATATTCGAATCAAGTGCTGTTgtcagatcctttactgaaaTAGAAATCATGAAGGTGATAATACATGTGTGTGGCAGTgtcagtatattatatatttaaacataaaatatttttatttagttattttcttcCATTCATGTTAATGCACAACTCCAGAATGGTGGAATATAAtcatgtacatttactcaagtattgtacctaagtacaattttgaggtgcttgttctttacttgagtatttacatgttatgctactttatacttgtacttcactacaAATCAGAagccaatattgtactttttactccactacatttattactaaatactaaatgttatcaacaaataaaatatgacgaattattatacaatatattaagATGCAATAAAGGCAttcaaattagctccacctttaccagcaaCATGACTGATACTACATGAATGTAACAATAATTATTGATCCACTGGGGGAAATCGGGTTTTGCTACAGTTGCTCCATttcatataataaaaataaaataatattttttaatattattcttCTACTTGCAATGGAGTATTTTACCACTGTTTACCTCTTTTAACCATGTATGTAACAACAACAGCAGTACTACAGAGGCAGCTGTATCCCTCCGCGCCACCAGGGAGCAGAGGTCGCTCCGCGGAGCCGTTGGTGTTTTGTATTCCCAGAAAGAAAATAGACATTTTGGAGAAGCTGAGCTCCAGAACGACACCTTTTAACCTCCTGCAGCGAGTAAAGCTCAATTATCTTCTGTTTCCGAACATTTAATGTGCCTTTCAACTCATTGTTATTACAGATAAATAGCCAAGGGAGGCAGAATATCACATATATTCGGCTGTAAACTTGTAGTCCCGTTAGCTACGTTGttgctaagctaacgttagctgcggTTTGGTCGTGATGGCTGACTTCAGCAGCAGGATCATGGTGAGTGCACCTTTATTTAAAAGATTCTCTCTGGAGCCACTCCAACAGAATATTATatactacatttactcaagtaatataggctacttaagtacacatttgctATTTATACTTCAACTCCACTTTGAACTTGAACTTCACAACATTTGTTACTGTTGTTAGAAATTAAGGATTTTGCAGACAAAACATATGAAAGCCTATAAAATAGGATATTTTAAGTATCCCTgcaattttgtgtttttattgtttttaactgaagagggaaagaaagattAATATCCAACAGTGTTGTTACATATTAGTTACTTTCACTCTCtaggaaaacacaaaacatacaaacacaacaataacagaACATAACATTGCAGGGATATTCCTAAATAACATTggcaaataaatacatgaataaaaatgaaaaacacaactttactctTTTTGCATAACATTGATGAttcaattattaattaatcatagAAATATTTCGAACTATTCGTCTGTTGATTGATTAAAGACATCGTGTGTATTCTGTTGGGTGTTTCTGGtccctgaaaacacaaaatcaataaTGTTTTCTCGTGTTTAGACGTCTGCTGAACACTCGGCGGTCACAGCTGGGCCTGCAGGAAAAGCGTCGTCCTCCTCAGTCGGGTCAGGAAATGGAAGCTGGGACGGCGTGGGCGGGTTGGACCAGATAACAGTTGTGAGGATAGACGACACGCACATCGCGGAGGATAAAGACGCTGCAGTGTGCTACGAGGTGGAGTACTCGATGCCTGCTGAGGACGAGGTTGccggagaggaagaggaggacggcGTTTACGTCATCGAGTATTCAAATccagaagaggagggagagagctaCCAGTTCACGATGTCCGTGGATCGATCGCTCCCGGCCAAAAAGCCGATAATTAACCATCCTGCGGCGAGAGAGAGCGCCAGAGCTCCTTTACCCGTGATGTCCAAACCGGTCAGACCTCAGAGGCCGAGGCAGAAGAGGAAGCTAgaggtgaagcagctggaggtgaagcagcaggaggtgaagcagctggaggtgaagcagctggaggtgaagcagcaggaggtgaagcagcaggaggtgaagcagctggaggtgaagcagctggagttgaagcagctggaggtgaagcagcaggaggtgaagcagctggaggtgaagcagctggaggtgaagcagcagcaggtgaagcagctggaggtgaagcagcaggaggtgaagcaggaggtgaagcagcagcaggaggtgaagcagcagcaggaggtgaagcagcagcaggaggtgaagcagctggaggtgaagcagcagcaggaggtgaagcagcaggaggtgaagcagcaggaggtgaagcagctggaggtgaagcagcagcagcaggtgaagcagctggaggtgaagcagcaggaggtgaagcagctggaggtgaagcagcagcaggaggtgaagcagcagcaggaggtgaagcAGCAGGAGGTCGTGAGCAATAAGTGCGTGCTGGAGCTCGGAGAGGACTACAGAGAAGTGATGGGGATGAACTTGGGCTCCGATAAAAAACAGCTGATGTGCACGCTGTGCCCGCAGCCCGGCCGCTTGTTCAAGAGAGCCGCCGGTTTGGCcgtacatttaaaacacatgcaCCTCCTGGAGGCCAAGAAGACGTTCTTCTGCTCGTCGTGCCAGCAGTCGGTTCGCTCTCAGATCGAACTGGACGCACACACAAAACGCCACGCCAACCAGGACGCCGTGTTCACCTGCCTCCTCTGCCCGGCGGAGATGACGGGGTACAAAGGCTCCAGGTGGGGTCTGAGGAGACACCTGGAGAAGGAGCACCGGGGCGTCATCCCTCGCTGCGACATCTGCAACAAAGGCTTCACGTCGCTCGTGTCGTACCTGGCCGATCAGTTCAGGCACGTCGGCGTGTCGCCCTACTACTGCGCCAGGTGTCAGATCTACGAAATGACTGAAAGAGGTCTGAACGTTCACATGAAGAACgacagcaagaagaagaagcaggagtcTGATGAAAGCAACCTGCAGGCGGCGGGAGTCTCCGCCAACGCCGATAACTCTGCCACGGACGACTCCGACTTCTGACACGTTTTGTTTTGTGCGTTTAAGATTAAAGCAGCAGAAGCTCAGTGACCTCTTCATCATCTTTGACGGGTCGGAGCTGAACGTCAAGTTGTTTATAACTTGTGGAGTTTTCTGTCTTCGTCACACGAGGACAAAACGTTTCGGTAACTGGCTGTTGTTGAGAGAGCTGAAggaatatttaatttgttcataACTTGGGTCTTGTTTCAACTTCATGTAAAGGAAAAGTTTGACCTTCTGTGCACCGTTCCAGTTTATCTTGTGACGTCTGTAAATGTTTGGTTTTGATGTATTATGATTTATAACGGCGTTTAAACAGCAGAATCCTCACTTCAAGctcaaaccaaaacatttttacttttgtgattATGCTCCAATATGAATAAGACCCAGGTTGTAAAAGAAGCTCGTGCTCTATTTGTTCTTcttcattagtgtgtgtgtgtgtgtgtgtgtgtgtgtgtgtttatatactgtatgttctgtGATCAAGTTATTCCAGCTGCAGTAGAAGAAAGTAACTCATGCAGCTTCACGGCACTGAGGAGAATGTAAAGCGATGTTTGCAGGCAGCAGCTGCTTTAAAGTCCcattttctcacatttcatACACGTCTACTTCCTGTCCACAGACTTCTACTTCCTGTCCACAGACTTCTACTTCCTGTCCACAGACTTCTTTCCATCTTGGACTGAACAGCTGCAGGTTTAGTGTCTCCAGCTTCTACCAGCTGACAGATCTGTCAGTACAGAGAAATACGTTTTTACAGAAACTACAGTCTCGTCTTTTTCTTCTGAAGCTTTCGATGCTCAGATGTCAAAAGGACGTCGAAGTGTGCAGAATCTTTTTTATTCAAACTACAATTAAAGATGTGACGAACAGAAGAACAGCGACTGAACTGTGGAACTCTAATCCGTTTAaagatatgttatatatttggCTCAGCAGGAAGAACACGCGGctacatttgaattgttttaaatctttaacGATCATTTAAGTTGTTTAAGAAGTAAAAAATACCAAAGTTTGGActcaaagagacatttaaaataatgaattaagtGAAGTTCATTTAAAGTTTCTCACTTTTTGGTTTTAACGCCCTCAAAACAAATCAGATACTTTGGACtcgttttattatttacaaggATTTTGTGGTCAAAGATATATTTTCTGTCTTCACGCGATGATCTGTCACATCTtcaagtgaaaacatttaactCAACGCACGATGATGAAAACACTGAACGTTGAGAAGATCTGACACTTTGTTCACTGAATTAATCCGTGAGATTATGAAGAAAGGTTTCATTTCTTTATGTAACcggaataaagaaataaaaacaaaccaaccGTGAATATTCTTCTTTTGGACGAAGAAACAACgattgaaaatataaacacaacaatctttttattt
It contains:
- the LOC115004699 gene encoding GDNF-inducible zinc finger protein 1-like; amino-acid sequence: MADFSSRIMTSAEHSAVTAGPAGKASSSSVGSGNGSWDGVGGLDQITVVRIDDTHIAEDKDAAVCYEVEYSMPAEDEVAGEEEEDGVYVIEYSNPEEEGESYQFTMSVDRSLPAKKPIINHPAARESARAPLPVMSKPVRPQRPRQKRKLEVKQLEVKQQEVKQLEVKQLEVKQQQEVKQQEVVSNKCVLELGEDYREVMGMNLGSDKKQLMCTLCPQPGRLFKRAAGLAVHLKHMHLLEAKKTFFCSSCQQSVRSQIELDAHTKRHANQDAVFTCLLCPAEMTGYKGSRWGLRRHLEKEHRGVIPRCDICNKGFTSLVSYLADQFRHVGVSPYYCARCQIYEMTERGLNVHMKNDSKKKKQESDESNLQAAGVSANADNSATDDSDF